The Pyrus communis chromosome 5, drPyrComm1.1, whole genome shotgun sequence region GGCTTTTTCATCGGCCTCCAAAAATCGAGGTGGGTCTGGCTCCAAACCTCGCCCCGAAGCTAATCCGCTTTGGAAACCCAGCACGCAGCTTGTCGATGGCCTCTTCGTTCCGCCGAATGACCCGGTAAAGCGGAACAAATTGGCCAAGAAGCAGATCAAAGACACTGCTGGAACAAGCTGGTATGTTATCAGCTCAATTCACTCTGCTTCCTTTTAGTCTTGGGTTTTGTTAGATTCCCCTATATCATTGGCCGGCGATTGAAATTCATATTCTTTTTGGTGTTTCGTAATGTGTTTCTGATTTAGGTTTGACATGCCTGCACCAACCATGACCCcggagttgcagaaagatctCCAATTACTCAAGGTATGGTaacttatgttttgtttctgttATTTGTTTTCATTGGCACAATGTTGTAGTCCTGTGCATTCCTTGTTTTCTCGGTTTTGGGCTTGCCACGGTATTTGTTTTACTCTTAAGGATCTGTGTTTTCAGAAGTTTTTGTGGTTATAGTTGTAGTTACCATGTCATTGCATCAACCTTGGAAGTAATAAACATCGGACAGTCTTTAAACCCGAGTCTCTAGCATCGAGAATGTGATAAATGCCAATCGAACTTGGAAGTTTGCATTTGACAGTACACTTACTTTGGTATGATTCCAAGTGCTTGTCAAATTGGTTTTAACGAAAAGAACCATCTAAATGCAAGCACATTCTGTAGTGAGTGGTGTTTTTCTTGTCCATCCGCAGACCATATGTTCATCGAAACATTTAAACGAGATGGTAATTCTTTGGAATCTGGAACCCCTTCCAACATTCAGTTATTTTGCATATTTCCATGATTCCTGTTATCATTCAGACCATTTCCGTTCTAAAGCATATCAATTGACATTTATTTGAACCTAGTGGGATATATGCCTGCTCATGCACCATTTTACCGGCTTATTGATTTCGGGTTTATCCATTTGCAAGGATCACTATAATTATAACTTCTGCATTTTACTGTTTCGTTTATTTTTTGGTCTTATGCTTTCGTTGCTGTTAAAAGGAAGTATAGTTGGCTGATTCAATTTTCTAACTGCAGTTAAGGAATGTTATGGATCCAAAGAGACATTACAAAAAGGGTGATGCACAACCGAACAAGTATTTCCAGGTTAGAATATGGTATCACGATAACGTTACAAGAAGCCGTTCGTGGGATGTATTAGTACATTTGACGAGGTTATCTGCCTTGTGGCTGTTTATCAGGTAGGGACAGTGATAGAGTCCCCATTAGATTTCTTCT contains the following coding sequences:
- the LOC137733709 gene encoding rRNA-processing protein fcf2-like, producing the protein MAKSKAAIGLSWEPKLPAFSSASKNRGGSGSKPRPEANPLWKPSTQLVDGLFVPPNDPVKRNKLAKKQIKDTAGTSWFDMPAPTMTPELQKDLQLLKLRNVMDPKRHYKKGDAQPNKYFQVGTVIESPLDFFSSRLTKKERKVSLAEEVLSDRNLGNYRKRKVREIEEKNQPGGNEKWKIKGKGSYQRAKQRRH